The proteins below come from a single Paroceanicella profunda genomic window:
- the cyoE gene encoding heme o synthase, which produces MADTSWSLEETRPGDAQFGDYVELLKPRVMSLVIFTAAVGMFVAPTPVHPIIAFACILCIAVGAGASGALNMWWDADIDRVMKRTAGRPIPSGRVSGDEALYIGLALSVLSVLMLFLFGNTVSAALLAFTIFFYAVVYTMFLKRATPQNIVIGGAAGAFPPMIGWAVATGNVSVESCLMFGLIFIWTPPHFWALALFMNSDYTKAGVPMMTVVAGRRHTRKLILGYTVALAAVALAVAFTRIGGPAYLGTALVLNLAFLAGAMRLWRRDEDMAAADAYRAEKRVFAFSIFYLFAHFLALLVDAGLRAADLSPAGWPVLF; this is translated from the coding sequence ACTATGTCGAGCTGCTCAAGCCCCGGGTAATGTCCCTCGTCATCTTCACCGCCGCGGTGGGGATGTTCGTGGCACCGACGCCAGTGCACCCCATCATCGCCTTCGCCTGCATCCTGTGCATCGCGGTGGGCGCCGGCGCGTCCGGCGCGCTCAACATGTGGTGGGACGCGGATATCGACCGGGTGATGAAGCGCACGGCCGGCCGGCCCATCCCCTCGGGCCGGGTCTCGGGGGATGAGGCGCTCTACATCGGCCTCGCGCTCTCCGTGCTCTCGGTGCTGATGCTGTTCCTGTTCGGCAACACGGTCTCGGCGGCACTGCTGGCCTTCACCATCTTCTTCTACGCCGTGGTCTACACGATGTTCCTCAAGCGCGCGACGCCGCAGAACATCGTGATCGGCGGCGCCGCCGGCGCCTTCCCGCCGATGATCGGCTGGGCCGTGGCCACCGGCAACGTCTCCGTCGAATCCTGCCTGATGTTCGGCCTGATCTTCATCTGGACACCGCCGCATTTCTGGGCACTCGCGCTGTTCATGAACTCCGACTACACGAAGGCCGGCGTGCCGATGATGACCGTCGTCGCCGGCCGCCGCCACACCCGCAAGCTCATCCTCGGATACACCGTGGCGCTCGCCGCCGTCGCGCTTGCGGTGGCCTTCACTCGCATCGGCGGGCCCGCCTACCTGGGCACCGCGCTGGTGCTGAACCTCGCTTTCCTCGCCGGTGCCATGCGCCTGTGGCGCCGCGACGAGGACATGGCCGCGGCAGACGCGTACCGGGCGGAGAAACGCGTCTTCGCCTTCTCGATCTTCTACCTCTTCGCGCATTTCCTGGCCCTGCTGGTCGACGCCGGCCTGCGCGCGGCCGACCTTTCGCCGGCCGGCTGGCCGGTGCTGTTCTGA
- a CDS encoding cytochrome c oxidase assembly protein, which translates to MNKPRKNARVVLGLVALVAFMGAGSFAAVPFYNWFCRVTGYAGTTSTATAGADTVLDRTIRIRFDASLEAGMPWSFRPMQREVELKIGETGIAYYEAHNPLDVPVAGSASYNVVPYSAGGYFMKIACFCFTEQVLQPGETVRMPVTYYVDPEIVNDIEAKYVREITLSYTFHRDALPKPEETSALQPTPSSNNTTGLN; encoded by the coding sequence ATGAATAAGCCGCGCAAGAACGCCCGCGTCGTGCTCGGCCTGGTGGCGCTGGTGGCCTTCATGGGCGCCGGAAGCTTCGCCGCCGTGCCGTTCTACAACTGGTTCTGCAGGGTGACCGGCTATGCCGGCACCACCAGCACCGCCACCGCCGGCGCCGACACCGTGCTGGACCGCACCATCAGGATCCGCTTCGACGCCTCGCTCGAAGCCGGCATGCCCTGGAGCTTCAGGCCGATGCAGCGCGAGGTCGAGCTTAAGATCGGCGAAACCGGAATCGCCTATTACGAGGCGCACAACCCGCTGGACGTGCCGGTGGCCGGCTCGGCCAGCTACAACGTGGTGCCCTATTCCGCCGGCGGCTACTTCATGAAGATCGCCTGCTTCTGCTTCACCGAGCAGGTTCTGCAGCCCGGTGAGACGGTGCGGATGCCGGTGACCTATTACGTCGACCCCGAGATCGTGAATGATATCGAGGCGAAATACGTCCGCGAGATCACGCTCTCCTACACTTTCCACCGAGACGCGCTGCCGAAGCCGGAGGAGACATCCGCCCTGCAGCCGACCCCCAGCAGCAACAATACGACCGGCCTGAACTGA